A stretch of the Actinoalloteichus fjordicus genome encodes the following:
- a CDS encoding HAD-IIIA family hydrolase, with product MIDYSVVIPTTGRDSLWRLLAALDAAVGPPPREILVVDDRPGGEELRLPPSIRLLRSGGRGPAAARNTGWRQAGGEWIAFLDDDVITDADWPARLAGDLTGLDDLVGASEAEIVVPLPADRRPTDDERGTAGLARARWITADMAYRRSALAAVGGFDERFPRAYREDADLAMRVRLAGYEIVRGDRATTHPVRRASLLASVRAQRGNADDVLMRRTHGARWRERIGEGPGRLRLHVLTIGAAALGGLFAVTGRRRAAAGCAAIWAALTGEFAARRIGPGPRTAAEVGRMLVTSVLIPPAACLHRLRGEIRHRRRHSGGPLHGSGGGPLDAYSGGPLDGSGGGPLHGSGGGPLNAYSGRPPHGHSGGPREAHRGRSRPPQALLFDRDDTLIGDVPGLTDPAGVHPMPGAVEALRMSREAGIRVGVVSNQAGVAGGLISADQLAEVNSRVEALLGPFQTWQVCVHGPQDGCDCRKPAPGMVYRAAAALGVDVESCVVIGDTGADVAAAAAAGARGILVPTARTRRAEIAKARAEAAVAEDIVAAVALALAGVR from the coding sequence ATGATCGACTACAGCGTGGTGATCCCGACTACGGGACGCGACAGTCTCTGGCGGCTGCTGGCCGCCCTGGACGCCGCCGTCGGCCCGCCGCCCAGGGAGATCCTGGTCGTCGATGACCGGCCAGGGGGCGAGGAGCTGCGCCTGCCGCCGTCGATCCGACTGCTGCGCTCCGGCGGGCGGGGACCGGCGGCGGCCCGCAACACCGGCTGGCGGCAGGCGGGCGGGGAGTGGATCGCCTTCCTGGACGACGACGTGATCACCGACGCGGACTGGCCCGCGCGGCTGGCGGGGGACCTGACGGGACTCGACGATCTGGTGGGGGCATCGGAGGCCGAGATCGTGGTTCCGCTGCCTGCCGACCGACGGCCCACCGACGACGAGCGCGGCACCGCAGGACTGGCCCGCGCGCGCTGGATCACCGCCGACATGGCCTATCGACGGTCTGCGCTGGCGGCCGTCGGCGGCTTCGACGAGCGGTTCCCCCGCGCCTATCGGGAGGATGCGGACCTCGCGATGCGCGTCCGCCTGGCCGGTTACGAGATCGTCCGAGGTGATCGGGCGACCACGCATCCGGTGCGCCGGGCGAGCCTGCTGGCCAGTGTCCGCGCCCAGCGCGGCAACGCCGACGACGTGCTGATGCGACGCACGCACGGAGCCCGATGGCGGGAGCGGATCGGAGAGGGACCCGGCAGGCTGCGCCTGCATGTGCTGACCATCGGCGCCGCGGCGCTGGGCGGGCTGTTCGCGGTGACCGGGCGACGAAGGGCGGCGGCGGGCTGCGCGGCGATCTGGGCCGCGCTGACCGGCGAGTTCGCCGCGCGACGAATCGGGCCGGGTCCGCGCACGGCGGCGGAGGTCGGTCGGATGCTGGTCACCAGCGTGCTGATCCCGCCAGCTGCCTGTCTGCACCGGCTGCGTGGGGAGATCCGACATCGGCGGCGGCACAGCGGCGGGCCGCTGCATGGCTCCGGCGGCGGGCCGCTCGATGCATACAGCGGCGGGCCGCTAGACGGCTCCGGCGGCGGGCCGCTGCATGGCTCCGGCGGCGGGCCGCTCAATGCATACAGCGGCAGGCCGCCGCATGGCCACAGCGGCGGACCCCGCGAGGCACATCGAGGCAGGTCCCGCCCGCCGCAGGCCCTGCTGTTCGACCGGGACGACACGCTCATCGGTGATGTCCCCGGTCTGACCGACCCGGCTGGCGTGCACCCGATGCCGGGGGCCGTGGAGGCGCTGCGGATGTCGCGGGAGGCGGGCATCCGAGTCGGGGTGGTGAGCAACCAGGCCGGGGTCGCGGGCGGACTGATCAGCGCCGACCAGCTCGCCGAGGTGAACTCGCGAGTCGAGGCCCTGCTCGGGCCGTTCCAGACCTGGCAGGTCTGCGTCCACGGTCCGCAGGACGGCTGCGACTGCCGGAAGCCCGCGCCCGGCATGGTGTATCGCGCGGCGGCGGCACTGGGCGTGGACGTCGAGAGCTGTGTGGTCATCGGCGACACGGGCGCGGACGTCGCCGCTGCGGCTGCGGCGGGCGCACGCGGAATCCTGGTCCCCACGGCCAGGACTCGGCGGGCGGAGATCGCCAAGGCGCGCGCGGAGGCGGCGGTGGCCGAGGACATCGTGGCGGCCGTCGCACTGGCCCTGGCGGGTGTGCGGTGA
- a CDS encoding carbamoyltransferase family protein: protein MRVLGINAIFHDPAAAFVVDGEIVAAAEEERFSRRKHGKRPVPFSAWELPEQAAAWCLRRAGIRADQLDAVGYSYDPELVDHSLGGLDAGSEEVRTDYARRAPAFLRTALPGLDPSVVRFVRHHVAHAASAALAAPFDDCAVLVADGRGESTSYLAGEYRDGKFIEFDAQRLPHSLGLLYEDLTEHLGFARSSDEYKVMALASYGEPRFLGALTELVHTTADGGFRTEPVPWNDFAPRAGDGVALDSTHADLAASVQRRVEDVLLELVRRLHAQTGQSDLAMAGGIALNCVANTRLYAEGPFDRIWVQPAAGDAGTALGAALQLSAELGERAAPMTGADLGRDWTEDELATVLRTANLRYDRPADVAAAVADALAADQVVAWFQGRAEFGPRALGHRSLLAHPGPQRNLERLNEVKGREQFRPVAPMVLADRAAELFGRGPLPSPYMLFVHDVAESWRERLGAVTHVDGTARVQTVDPAHAPLTARMLAEFEARTGLPVVVNTSLNTAGRPMVDSPRDALECFGSAPVDLLAIGPFLVRRS, encoded by the coding sequence ATGCGCGTTCTCGGCATCAATGCGATCTTCCACGATCCGGCTGCCGCGTTCGTCGTGGACGGCGAGATCGTCGCCGCCGCCGAGGAGGAGCGGTTCAGCCGACGCAAGCACGGGAAGCGCCCGGTGCCGTTCTCCGCCTGGGAACTGCCGGAACAGGCCGCCGCCTGGTGCCTGCGCCGGGCGGGCATCCGGGCCGATCAGCTCGACGCCGTCGGCTACTCCTACGACCCGGAGCTGGTAGACCACTCGCTCGGCGGGCTGGACGCGGGCAGCGAGGAAGTGCGCACCGACTACGCACGACGGGCGCCTGCCTTCCTGCGCACCGCACTGCCGGGCCTGGACCCCTCGGTGGTCCGGTTCGTCCGACACCACGTGGCGCACGCCGCCTCGGCCGCGCTGGCGGCGCCCTTCGACGACTGCGCCGTGCTGGTCGCGGACGGACGCGGCGAGAGCACCTCCTACCTGGCAGGTGAGTACCGCGACGGCAAGTTCATCGAGTTCGACGCCCAACGGCTGCCGCACTCGCTCGGCCTGCTGTACGAGGACCTCACCGAACACCTCGGCTTCGCCCGGTCCAGCGACGAGTACAAGGTCATGGCGCTCGCCTCCTACGGGGAACCGAGGTTCCTGGGCGCACTGACGGAACTCGTCCACACCACCGCCGACGGCGGGTTCCGCACCGAACCGGTGCCCTGGAACGACTTCGCTCCTCGGGCCGGGGACGGGGTCGCACTGGACTCGACGCACGCCGATCTCGCGGCCAGTGTGCAACGACGCGTGGAGGACGTGCTGTTGGAGCTGGTCCGCCGCCTGCACGCGCAGACCGGACAGTCCGACCTGGCGATGGCGGGCGGCATCGCCTTGAACTGCGTGGCCAACACACGCCTGTACGCCGAGGGTCCGTTCGACCGGATCTGGGTGCAGCCCGCGGCGGGTGACGCGGGGACCGCGCTGGGGGCGGCCCTGCAGCTCTCCGCCGAGCTGGGCGAGCGGGCCGCGCCGATGACCGGTGCCGACCTCGGCCGCGACTGGACGGAGGACGAGCTGGCGACGGTGCTGCGCACGGCGAACCTCCGGTACGACCGGCCTGCGGACGTCGCCGCAGCGGTGGCCGATGCGCTGGCCGCCGATCAGGTGGTGGCCTGGTTCCAAGGCAGAGCCGAGTTCGGCCCTCGGGCGCTCGGGCATCGGTCCCTGCTCGCGCATCCGGGACCGCAGCGCAACCTGGAACGGCTCAACGAGGTGAAGGGTCGGGAGCAGTTCCGGCCGGTCGCCCCGATGGTCCTCGCCGACCGCGCGGCCGAGTTGTTCGGGCGAGGTCCGCTGCCCAGCCCGTACATGTTGTTCGTCCACGACGTCGCCGAATCGTGGCGGGAGCGCCTCGGCGCGGTGACCCATGTCGACGGCACGGCGCGGGTGCAGACGGTCGACCCGGCGCATGCACCGCTGACGGCTCGCATGCTGGCGGAGTTCGAAGCTCGCACCGGGCTGCCGGTGGTGGTCAACACGAGCCTCAACACGGCGGGCCGGCCGATGGTCGACTCGCCGAGGGATGCCCTGGAGTGCTTCGGTTCCGCACCGGTCGACCTGCTTGCGATCGGCCCGTTCCTGGTGCGGCGATCATGA
- a CDS encoding glycosyltransferase family 9 protein translates to MTGRVLVARMDSAGDVLLAGPCIRAVAACADSVTLLAGPRGAAAGELLPGVAEVLTWCAPWIDPEPPALVSAEVLALVEQIREHGVDRALVLTSFHQSPLPLALLLRMAGVPWIGAISDDYPGSLLDLRHRVDGDPPESERALSLAESAGFRLPPGDDGTLAVRGPLPDLRTATGPPGYVVVHPGASTPARQMSASRSAAVVAALAAAGRRVVVTGAPVDRALTATVARGGGPDLGGLDLGGRTTLPELAAVLAHASVVVAPNTGPAHLAAAVGTPVVSLFAPVVPAARWAPYGVPTAVLGDQDAPCRGSRARKCPVDGHPCLESIDPDEVVAATERLAAVTADRPQRRLTTGGVS, encoded by the coding sequence GTGACCGGCCGGGTACTCGTCGCGCGGATGGACAGCGCAGGCGACGTCCTGTTGGCGGGCCCGTGCATCCGGGCCGTGGCCGCCTGCGCGGACTCCGTCACCCTGTTGGCCGGGCCGAGAGGCGCCGCCGCAGGCGAGCTGCTGCCCGGCGTGGCCGAGGTGCTGACGTGGTGCGCACCGTGGATCGACCCGGAACCGCCCGCGCTGGTCTCGGCCGAGGTGCTCGCCCTCGTCGAGCAGATCCGGGAGCACGGTGTCGACCGTGCCCTCGTCCTCACGTCATTCCACCAGTCGCCGTTGCCGCTCGCCCTGCTGCTGCGGATGGCCGGGGTGCCCTGGATCGGGGCGATCTCGGACGACTATCCGGGCTCGCTGCTGGACCTGCGGCACCGCGTCGACGGCGATCCTCCGGAGAGCGAACGGGCGCTGTCGCTGGCCGAGTCGGCCGGGTTCCGGCTGCCTCCCGGCGATGACGGCACCCTCGCCGTCCGAGGACCGCTGCCCGACCTGCGCACGGCGACGGGACCGCCGGGCTATGTCGTGGTGCATCCCGGCGCCTCCACCCCGGCCCGTCAGATGTCCGCGTCCCGTTCGGCCGCCGTCGTCGCGGCGCTCGCCGCCGCCGGACGCCGGGTGGTCGTCACGGGAGCACCCGTCGATCGGGCGCTCACCGCGACGGTGGCGCGGGGCGGTGGTCCCGACCTCGGCGGCCTCGACCTCGGCGGCAGGACGACGCTGCCGGAACTCGCCGCCGTGCTCGCACACGCGAGCGTCGTGGTGGCGCCCAACACCGGTCCGGCGCATCTGGCGGCCGCGGTGGGAACGCCGGTCGTCTCCCTGTTCGCCCCGGTCGTGCCCGCCGCACGGTGGGCCCCCTACGGGGTGCCGACCGCCGTGCTGGGCGATCAGGACGCGCCGTGTCGGGGCAGTCGTGCGCGGAAGTGCCCCGTCGACGGGCATCCCTGTCTGGAGTCGATCGATCCCGACGAGGTCGTCGCCGCGACCGAGCGACTCGCCGCCGTGACCGCTGATCGGCCGCAGCGCCGCCTAACGACCGGAGGTGTGTCGTGA
- a CDS encoding D-sedoheptulose-7-phosphate isomerase → MIEEHFTALSQALGRIGSAAPTLRQWGLELSRVLVDGGRLLVCGNGGSAAEAQHLTGELVGRFRNERRPLAAIPLHADASSCTAIVNDYGAAEVYARQVRAHGRTGDVLILLSTSGSSENVVAAAKAAQDIGVTTWAMTGASPNPLAALCDDAIIIDAPDVATVQEVHLVLVHALCLALDEALGVPV, encoded by the coding sequence GTGATCGAAGAACATTTCACGGCCTTGAGCCAGGCGCTGGGACGGATCGGTTCTGCCGCGCCGACCCTACGACAGTGGGGCCTCGAGTTGTCTCGAGTCCTCGTCGACGGCGGCCGACTGCTCGTGTGCGGTAACGGCGGCAGCGCCGCCGAGGCGCAGCATCTGACCGGGGAGCTGGTCGGCCGCTTCCGGAACGAGCGACGGCCCCTGGCGGCCATTCCGCTGCACGCCGACGCCTCCTCGTGCACCGCGATCGTCAACGACTACGGCGCCGCCGAGGTGTACGCCCGCCAGGTGCGCGCCCACGGCAGAACCGGTGACGTCCTGATCCTGCTGTCCACCAGCGGAAGCAGCGAGAACGTCGTCGCCGCCGCGAAGGCGGCTCAGGACATCGGCGTCACCACCTGGGCGATGACGGGGGCCTCCCCGAATCCGCTGGCCGCGCTGTGCGACGACGCGATCATCATCGACGCACCCGACGTCGCCACGGTGCAGGAGGTGCACCTCGTGCTCGTGCACGCCCTGTGTCTCGCGCTGGACGAGGCCTTGGGGGTGCCGGTGTGA